The Natranaerobius trueperi genome window below encodes:
- a CDS encoding riboflavin synthase, protein MFTGIVEEVGKIKSVSQEKDSIKLTISANIILDDVKLGDSISTNGVCLTVTRVGKDFFVADVMPETIRRSNLRYAKPNTPVNLERAMRLADRLGGHIVSGHVDGLAKIVGRKMEGNAEVFSFQIVEQVESNIDKYIIEKGSIAVDGISLTVVNCSGSDFSVSIIPHSKENTVLAVKDKGDYVNVETDIIGKYVEKMLIGKDDNKEPNNDEVSTRVSPQLDMSRLRELGY, encoded by the coding sequence ATGTTTACAGGCATAGTTGAAGAAGTAGGGAAAATAAAGTCTGTATCTCAGGAAAAAGACTCAATTAAACTTACAATATCTGCAAATATTATCTTAGACGATGTTAAGCTAGGAGACAGTATCTCAACAAATGGAGTGTGTCTAACTGTAACTAGAGTAGGAAAAGATTTCTTTGTAGCTGATGTAATGCCAGAAACTATTCGTAGAAGTAATTTACGTTATGCTAAACCAAATACGCCTGTTAATTTAGAACGAGCTATGAGACTTGCTGATCGATTAGGTGGTCATATCGTATCTGGCCATGTTGATGGGTTAGCTAAGATTGTTGGACGAAAAATGGAAGGTAATGCGGAGGTTTTTAGCTTTCAGATAGTAGAGCAAGTAGAGTCTAATATTGATAAATATATTATCGAGAAAGGTTCTATAGCTGTAGATGGTATAAGTTTAACAGTTGTTAATTGTAGCGGAAGTGACTTTTCAGTTAGTATTATACCACATTCTAAAGAAAACACTGTGTTAGCAGTTAAAGATAAAGGCGATTATGTAAATGTTGAAACTGACATTATTGGTAAATATGTAGAAAAAATGTTAATAGGCAAAGATGATAACAAAGAACCTAATAACGATGAAGTTTCTACAAGAGTCTCTCCTCAACTAGATATGAGTAGATTACGAGAGTTAGGTTATTAA
- the ribD gene encoding bifunctional diaminohydroxyphosphoribosylaminopyrimidine deaminase/5-amino-6-(5-phosphoribosylamino)uracil reductase RibD, whose product MDRALHLALNGWGRTNPNPLVGAVVYKDGKIISEGYHEKVGGPHAEVNALEEAGKLAAGATMYVTLEPCCHYGKTPPCVNKIIEYEIKKVVIAALDPNKEVAGKGVEILRQAGIEVEVGLKEKEAKIQNEIFRKYIVTSKPFVISKWGMSLDGKIATRTGDSKWITSKQARLDTHRIRARVAGILVGIGTVLEDDPSLTCRHPEYSDHDPIRIIVDTTLKIPLDSKIMRTANSVHTIVATLDKNKTNKKVEEIKSQGGELLFISADLQGKVNLNELLESLGKQGIDSILVEGGETIHGTMIDLKLVDKFITYMGNVIIGGKKAPVPVGGKGYETLNNSIETKDMSVEVLQDTVKVSSYPTEEKDGD is encoded by the coding sequence ATGGATCGAGCTTTACATTTAGCACTAAATGGCTGGGGCAGAACAAATCCTAACCCTTTAGTAGGGGCAGTTGTTTATAAGGATGGTAAGATAATCTCTGAAGGTTATCATGAAAAAGTGGGTGGGCCTCATGCTGAAGTTAACGCCCTTGAAGAAGCTGGGAAACTTGCTGCTGGAGCTACAATGTATGTAACACTCGAACCTTGTTGTCATTATGGTAAAACACCACCATGTGTAAATAAAATTATAGAATATGAGATAAAAAAAGTAGTAATAGCAGCCCTTGATCCTAATAAAGAGGTTGCAGGTAAGGGAGTTGAAATTCTTAGACAGGCAGGGATAGAAGTTGAAGTAGGACTTAAGGAAAAAGAAGCTAAGATCCAAAATGAAATCTTTCGAAAATATATAGTAACAAGTAAGCCTTTCGTTATTTCAAAATGGGGCATGAGCCTTGATGGGAAGATAGCAACACGTACGGGCGATTCTAAGTGGATAACATCAAAACAGGCCAGGTTAGATACTCACAGAATCAGAGCAAGAGTAGCAGGTATTCTTGTAGGTATAGGCACAGTATTAGAGGATGATCCTTCACTTACATGCCGACATCCAGAATATTCTGATCATGATCCTATTAGAATTATTGTAGATACGACCCTTAAGATACCACTAGACTCTAAGATTATGAGAACAGCTAATTCAGTGCACACTATAGTTGCTACTCTAGATAAAAACAAAACAAATAAAAAGGTAGAAGAAATAAAAAGCCAAGGTGGGGAATTGTTGTTTATATCTGCAGACTTACAAGGGAAAGTTAATCTAAACGAACTTTTAGAAAGTTTAGGAAAACAAGGTATAGATAGTATATTGGTTGAAGGTGGAGAAACAATTCATGGAACGATGATAGATTTGAAGTTAGTTGATAAGTTTATAACATATATGGGGAATGTAATAATAGGTGGGAAAAAAGCGCCAGTACCAGTAGGTGGGAAAGGTTACGAAACACTGAATAATAGTATTGAAACTAAAGATATGTCAGTTGAAGTGTTACAGGATACAGTGAAAGTGAGTTCGTATCCCACCGAAGAAAAGGACGGTGATTAA